A segment of the Acidobacteriota bacterium genome:
GTAGCTTCGGGCCAGGGAGGCCCGCCACTCGGCCTCCGTCGGCCGGGACAGCATGGAATTCCCTTCCTCGCTCACCGACCCGAACAGCATCGGTATGTCCCTGGAGGTTTCGGGGGCGGCGTCGAAGAAGGACTTCAGGGTAACCACGCGGCCGTCGACCGTCGGCCCCCAGCCAACGCGCGGCTTCTCCGTGCCCGGGGGCGCGATCGGCCCGTACACCCCCATCGGGGGGTTCATCGCGGCCGCCACGGCACCGCCCACCCGGTCGAGCCTGGACCATTCCATTGCCTGGAGCGCCGCGATGTCCCGGACGCCGAGTTCGGCGAGGACGCGCCGGGCGTATTCCCCGGACTGCCCGGCGTCGGGAGCGTCGCCGCCGCCGCCCGACTGCGCCGACGCACGGTGAATCAGTCCCGCCGCCGAGGGCATTCCCAGCAGCGTCGTCACCTTGGAGCCGCCGCCCGACTGGCCGTAAATCATGACGCAATCGGGATCGCCGCCGAAAGAGGCGATGTTGTCCCGAACCCAGCGGAGCGCGGCCACGAGGTCCGTCATCCCCACGTTGGCCGAATCGGCATAGGCCGGACCGCCGATCGAGGAGACATCCAGAAATCCAAGGATGTTGAGACGGTGATTGACCGTCACCGAAACGACGTCGTGATGCCGCGCCATCTGCGCCCCGTCCTGCGAGGCCAGTTCGTAGGCCGAGCCGAAGGCGTAGCCGCCCCCGTGGATGTAGAACATCACCGGACGCTTTCCGGTCAGGCCCGGCGTCCATATGTTCACCTTGAGCATGTCCTCGCCCTGCCACCCGTCGGTCCACTGCTGCAGGAAAGTCTGCTCGCTCGACCAGGTGTGCAGGTTCTGCGGACAATTGGGGCCGTAGGTCAGGGCCGGGTATTCGCCCTCCCACGGCGTGGGCGGCTTGGCTGCGAGCCACCGGTTCGCCCCCCCGGTGTCGGCTCCGTACGGGACGCCCTTGAAGGTCAGGACGCCCTCCTCGACATACCCGCGCACCTTTCCGTATTGCGTGCGGGCCACCGCCGTCCGCGGCGTGCTGCAGCTCGCCGCCGCGGCCGGAGGCGCGGCCTTCCCGGCGCCGCCTCCCGGATGGCAGGAGGACCCCGCCAGCGCCGCCAGACCCGCCGAAGCGGTCAGCATCATGGCCTGCCGACGATTGAGCCCGGCACCCCTTTTCGATTTCGTCCTGGACATTTTGCCTCCTCCCGGTTTCCCGCCGGGATTTCGTCATGAACCGGCAGATGGCCCCGCGCCCCGCCGGCTCGAAGGATGGACGGGGGGACGGGCCAACAGAAGCGCGGCCAGCCCGATCGCCAGGATGAGAATCGCGAGTTCCCACGCCCCCCTGTAGCTGCCCGTGACGTCGCGGATCCATCCCGCGAGCGGCGAGCCCGTGCTCCCGAGAATGGTGGAAAACGGCAGGGCGATGCCCATGATGCGGGGATAATGGGTCCTGCCGAAATAGAGCGGCATGAGGTTCATGATCGCCACATAGGTGCCGCCCAGGCCCAATCCTATGAGGGTATTGTAGAGGAAGATGACGGGCAGCGTTTCGGCCTGCAGGAGGATCACCATTCCCGAAATCATCAACAGCATGGACAGGGTTGCCAGCGGCCGGGTCGGATATCGCGTTCCCAGAAAGCCCATTCCCAGGCGGCCGGCGGCGCTGACTCCCACGAACAGGCTGTAGGCGCCGGCGGCGACGGCTGAGGAGATCCGGATGTCCAGGAGAAAGGCCACCTGGTGGAGCATGAATCCCTGGATGCCCATCATGAAGGCGGTGGCGAGGACCGTCAGGTACCAGAATGCCGGAGTCCGGATCGCCTCGCCGGCGGTGAAATCCACCGGGGTCCCGTACAGCTTCTGCCTTTCCGGCGCAGCGGCGGGAGCGTCCCCGGCCGGGACCCCGTCGGGCGCCTGGCCCACGTCTTCAGGCCGGTTGACCAGCAGCCGGGCCGGCAGGAGGACGAGCAGGAGGAGGATCAGGGCCGCGATCACCAGGTAGGCGCTGCGCCATCCGAACCGGTTGATGAGGGCCATGATGAAGGAAACCATGACCAGGCCGCCCAGGCCGCCCGCGGTCAGGAGGATGCTGAGGGCCAGGGGCCGCTTTCTCACGAACCAGTTGTTGACGACCGTGGTCAGCGCGAGCATGCCGCAGAGACTCCCGCCCAGTCCGAACAGGAAGCCATAGGCCAGGTAGAGCTGCCACAGCTGATTATGGAAGCTGGCGGCCACAAAACAGAGGACGCACAAAATACCGCCGGAGGCGATGGATTTCCTGGCCCCGTAGCGCGCGACCGCCATTCCGGCAATGGGGCTGGCGAGCCCGGTGACGATCATGGCCAGGGAATTCGCCCAGGACACCGAGGCCCGGCTCCATCCGAATTCCGTGCAGAGGAAAGGAAGGAATACGGGAAAGGAATAGAGCAGGAGGCCCGTCAGCGCGAAATACATGACCGCGGCGACCACCAGGGCTTTCCAGCCGAAAAAACTCTCGGCCGCCTTCAGGGCAGAAACCATGTCTCCTCCCAACCCGCGCCGGCCGCACTCCCGCCGGACCGCGGATCAGAACATCGGGGGCTCGTAGACGGCCACGGGCCCCGCCGCGCTTTTCTCGTATCCGGCGGGACAGGCGCCCGGCAGCGGCACATTCTGAGCCGTCAACCGCCTCCGCAACGAAGGGTACTCCAGATTACGGACGCTCACCCCCTGCTGGACGCTGAGGGCGGCCGCGGTCCCGGCGGCTTCGCCGAAAGCGACGCAATGGGGGATGAGGTTGAAGAAATTGTTCACCTCCTGGTCGGAGGAGAAAGCGCGGCAGGCCACCAGCATGTTCTCGACCCCTTTCGGCACCAGCGAACGATAGGGGATGAACAGGTGCGGATGCGCCAGCGACGCTTCGCCCCGGTCCAGGTCGGGGAATATGGCGACGGTGTCTTCAGGAGGCTCCCCGGACAGCAGGTCGCTGGAAGTCACCATGTACTCGCCGTGGACTCTCCGGGCGCCGCGCGTGCCCAGCTGCGGGCCGGAAAGAACGATGAAGCTCTCCTCGAATCCGGGAATATGCTTCTTGTAGAACTCATGGGTGAGGAGCATCTTCTCCCGGCCTAGGAATTCGACCCGGGTGAGTTCCTCGACGTCGGTCTGGCTCGAGGCGGCGTAGCGCGGATGTACCCAGACGATGTTCTCCTGGCCCTTGAGGTTGCTCCTCATGAAAAACGGATGCCCCCCCCGGCCCGCCAGTTCGCGCATCAGGCCGTCCCACTCCGCGGGCCGGGTCTTGCGGAAATCGTCCACCTTGAGGAAATGGACGTTGTCGATCCAGTAGCTCAGCGAAAGGTTGGCGATCCGGAGGCCGGGGTCGATATCCGCATCGAATCGGGCGCCGGCGCCGGGGAGCAGGTCCCCGTCGCCGGTGGAGTCGATAACGACCTTGGCCATGATCGCCCGCCGCCCCGATTTGCTTTCGAACACGACTCCCGTCGCCCGGTTCCCGTCCATGATCGGCAGGGTTCCCCAGGAGTGGAGGTACGTCTTCACCCCGGCTTCGGAGACCATGTCGTTGAGCACGCACTTGGAAATCTCGGCATCGATGATGGAGGCATACACGATATGCCCCTGGCGGACGGTGAAAAAGGACCGGTCGTTCCAGTAGGCGAGCAATCGCCTGTCGGTCGACCCCCAGGTTTCCCTGGGCGGATGCGTCTCCGCTTCCCGGAGGGTGAGGCGCTCGATCCACTCCTGGTTGATCCCGCCGATCTGCAGGGTGCCGTCGAAATCGGACAGACAGGGGATGATGGTCACCAGCCCGCCGGTACCCATCCCCCCAAGGCATCCGTAGCGCTCCACGAGGACCGTATCCGCGCCGTTACGGGCCGCGCTGACAGCGGCGCCGACCCCCCCCGGACCGCCGCCGACCACGACGACGTCACATTCACGCACCACGCCCACCGTCCGGTTCGGTTCAGGGATGGTTCTGATTATGTTTGTCACTGCGCCCCCCTGGATGGCGGGCGGGCGCAGGCAGTGCACGGGCCCCATGCCACCCTTTTTTCGGCCATGCTATTTCAAAAGGCAATTTTATGTCAACGTGTTTATATGACTGTTTAATATTATATGTAATGCCTTTTGCACGGCGGCCCCAATCAAGTTGGCTATCCATTTCATTAAATAAGTATTGACATATGGGAAAACATGCTGCTATTGATGGGCCCGCAGGTCCAGGATGGGAATGTTCCCGCACCGCGGCGGCATTATTCCGGAAGCGTTCCGAATTTCCGGGAGCGCCATGGCTCACCCGAGAGAGCGATCATGAAGAATCAGGTCCAGCTCATCGCCTATGTCGACCGCCTGTCGGGCGGGGGTTTTCGCGAACTCCACCGCCTGCTGCAGGGTGAACTGGCCGGCCTGTTCGGTGGAGCCCACCTCCTCCCGTTTTACACCCCCATCGACGGCGCCGACGCGGGGTTCGACCCGATCGACCACACGGAGGTGGACCCGCGCCTGGGTACGTGGGATGACGTGCGGGCCCTGGGCGGAACGATGGAACTCGTCGCGGACCTCATCGTGAACCACGTTTCCTCGTCGTCCCCGCAGTTCCTCGACTTTTCCCGGAACGGCCCGGCCTCGGAATACGCGGACATGTTTCTCACCTTCGGCCGCGTCTTCCCGCAGGGCGCCCTGGAATCGGATATTCTCGGCATCTACCGGCCGAGGCCCACCCTTCCCTTCACCCCCGTGACGCTGCGGTCGGGCGAGAGGAGACTCTTGTGGACCACCTTCAACCCGGAGCAGGTGGACATCGATGTCCGTCACCCCCGGGCCGAAGCCTACCTGGATGCGATCCTCCGCAGGTTCGAGGCCTCGGGCATCAGGATGATGCGTCTCGACGCCGTCGGCTACGCGATCAAAAAGCCGGGAACGAGCTGTTTCATGATCCCGGAAACCTTCGAATACATCGCCGGGCTGACCTCCAAGGCGCGTACCCGGGGGATCGAGGTCCTGGTGGAGATCCACAGCCATTACCGGAAGCAGATCGAAATCGCCCGCCGGGTCGATCGGGTCTACGACTTCGCGCTGCCGCCGCTGGTGCTTCATGCGCTCTTCAGCCGCGACGCGCGTCCGCTGGCGCGCTGGCTGTCCATCAGTCCCCGCAACGCCGTCACGGTCCTCGACACCCACGACGGCATCGGGGTGATCGATGCGGGCGCCGACGCCGACGGGAGTCCCGGCCTGCTGTCGCCGCGGGAGATCGATGACCTCGTGGAAACCATCCACAGGAGAAGCCGGGGCCAGAGCCGGCGGGCGACCGGGGCGGCCGCCAGCAACCTGGATCTCTACCAGGTCAACTGCACCTTCCTGGACGCCCTGGGAGGCCGGGAAACCGATTACCTGATCGCCCGCGCCCTCCAGCTTTTCGCGCCCGGAATCCCCCAGGTCTATTACGTCGGCCTGCTGGGGGGGACCAACGACATGGAACTCCTCGCCCGGACGGCGGTCGGGCGCGACATCAACCGTCATTTTTACACCGCCGCCGAAATCGCCGCCGCGCTCCGGCGCCCCGTGGTACAAAAACAGCTGCAGCTGATCCGACTCCGGAACAACCACCCCGCATTCGCCGGCGAGTTCCGGGTCGAAGCTCCGGCCGATAGCCTGATCGAGCTTCGGTGGAAGCTGCAGGAACATTGGGTCAGACTCCACGTGGATCTGTCCGGCCCGTGCGCCTCCATCACGGGCACGGACCTGGCCGGGACGGCGGCGGAGGCGGTTTTCATGTGACGCCACGGGGCCCGGGGCGTCCGGGTTTTTGCAGGAGGAGCACCGATGAGCAGAGAGGCCGCGCCCGGGCATCATTTGAGGGCCATCAAGTGGCTCACCTATCTGATGTTCCTGATGTTCGCCATGACCACGGATTCCGTCGGCGTCATCATCCCGGAAGTCATCAGGGAATTCCGTTTGAGCATGGTCGCCGCCGGGGCCTTTCACTATGCTCCCATGCTGGCGATTGCAATGGCCGCCATATTCCTGGGCTACCTGGCCGACAAGCTGGGCCGCAAAAGGACCATCGTTCTCGGCCTGGTGCTTTTCGCGCTCAACTCGTACCTCTTTGCGGTGGGGAACGCCTTTTTCTTCTTCCTGCTGCTGCTCGTCATCTCCGGCGCGGCCATCGGGATCTTCAAGACCGGGGCGCTGGCCCTCGTCGGCGACATCTCGCGCTCCACCGCGGAACATACCGCCACCATGAACACGGTCGAGGGATTCTTCGGGGTGGGTGCCATCATCGGCCCGGCCGTCGTGGCCAGACTCCTCGCGACAGGGTTTTCCTGGAAGTGGCTCTACCTGATCGCGGGGACCGTCTGCGTCCTGCTGATCGTGACCGCTTCCATGGTACGCTATCCGAAGACGGTGAGGTCCGTGGAGGAACCGATCGACTTCAGGCGCACCCTGCGCATGATGAAAGACCCCTATGCCCTGGGGTTTTCGCTCGGCATCTTCCTCTACGTCGCGGCGGAATGCGCCGTCTATGTCTGGATGCCCACCCTCCTGGAGGGTTATTCGGGATCCTTCGCCCTCCTGGCCGCCTACGCCACCTCCGTCTTCTTCATCCTGCGCGCCCTCGGCCGTTTCCTGGGAGCGTGGATCCTCGCGCGCTACCCGTGGACCTCCGTCATGGCCCTCTTCAGCCTGGCCATCCTCCTCTGCTTCGCCGGTTCCGTCGCGGGAGGCCTGTCCTGTGCCGTCTGGCTCCTTCCGCTGTCGGGCCTCTTCATGTCCATGATCTATCCGACTCTCAATTCCAAGGGCATCAGCTGCTTTCCGAAGACGGAGCACGGCACCGTGGCCGGCGTCATCCTGTTTTTCACCTGCACGGCGGCCGCCGTCGGGCCCCTCGCCATGGGCGGCTTGAGCGACCTTTTCGGTCACGCCAGGTACGGCTTCGTCCTGGCAACGGTCTTTGCCGCCCTCCTCTTTGCCGGGCTCCTGCTCAACTGGATCTACGATCCGGCGCGCCAACGCCTGGCTGCGCTGGATGCAAGCGAATACGACGCCGAAGCCTCGCTCTGAACGGGGAGCAGGCGCCATTGCCGGGAGATAAAAATGAAAACCGCAAGAATCCTCCTTTGGACCCTTCTGACCGCCCTTCTCCCCTGTGCCGCACGGGCGCAAGCCCCGGTGCACTCCTTCCGGGCGGGGGCGGCAAAGGTCGACATCACGCCCGCCCTGTTGCCCAAAAACAGCGAGGGAATTCTCGACCGGATCTACGCCCGGGCGATCGTGGTCGATAACGGCGTCACCAGCGCCGCCCTGGTTTCCGCGGATACGGGCATGCTGGGGGAACAGGTGTGGAAGACGGTGTCGCAGAGAATCGAGCGGGAGCTCGGCGTCCCGGCCCGGAACCTCATCCTGAACCCGACGCACACGCACAGCGCCTTTGCGGGCTCGGCCGATCAGATATTCGAGGCCGTCAGGGCGGCCAAGGAAAACCTCCGGCCCGCGCGCATCGGGTACGGGACGGGCGTGTCCTACATCAACGTCAACCGCAACATCATCGACCGCGGGACCCGCAAATGGTGGGAAGGCCCCAACTACGAGGGCCCGTCGGACAAGACCGTGGCGGTGATCAAGTTCGAAACGACCGCCGGCGAGCCGATCGCGGTCTACTACAATTACGCCTGCCACGCGGTCGTCACCGGCAACACCGACATGATCAGCGGCGATTATCCCGGCGCCGCCTCCCGCTATATCGAAGACTCCTTCGATGACGGGCTGGTGGCGGTTTTCTCCACCGGCGCCCAGGGGGACCAGAACCCGCTCTACTTTCAGCAGACCTTCGACCTGAGGGATATCCGTATCAGGGATTTCGCCCGGCGCGGGGAGGACATCAGCAACGCCATGCCTCCGGGAGGGCAAGGGCTCGACAAGCAGGACCCCACGGTCAGGAAGCTGCTCGACCAGCAGAAGCGGATGATCCTGTCCATGGGCCAGTTCCTGGGGGAGGAGGTC
Coding sequences within it:
- a CDS encoding carboxylesterase/lipase family protein; protein product: MSRTKSKRGAGLNRRQAMMLTASAGLAALAGSSCHPGGGAGKAAPPAAAASCSTPRTAVARTQYGKVRGYVEEGVLTFKGVPYGADTGGANRWLAAKPPTPWEGEYPALTYGPNCPQNLHTWSSEQTFLQQWTDGWQGEDMLKVNIWTPGLTGKRPVMFYIHGGGYAFGSAYELASQDGAQMARHHDVVSVTVNHRLNILGFLDVSSIGGPAYADSANVGMTDLVAALRWVRDNIASFGGDPDCVMIYGQSGGGSKVTTLLGMPSAAGLIHRASAQSGGGGDAPDAGQSGEYARRVLAELGVRDIAALQAMEWSRLDRVGGAVAAAMNPPMGVYGPIAPPGTEKPRVGWGPTVDGRVVTLKSFFDAAPETSRDIPMLFGSVSEEGNSMLSRPTEAEWRASLARSYGEAKATALIAAMKKTHPEKSIRTLSYMCNGSGLNTFNICNNAIRMAGMKHRQQGAPVFLWYFTWQSPMLEDAGAWHTAELAFCFDNTKRCEQGTGNGPRAQALARKMATAWARFARTGNPSQPGLAWDAFDPARCQTMVFDDHCRMVDDPEGEVRRILLS
- a CDS encoding MFS transporter — translated: MVSALKAAESFFGWKALVVAAVMYFALTGLLLYSFPVFLPFLCTEFGWSRASVSWANSLAMIVTGLASPIAGMAVARYGARKSIASGGILCVLCFVAASFHNQLWQLYLAYGFLFGLGGSLCGMLALTTVVNNWFVRKRPLALSILLTAGGLGGLVMVSFIMALINRFGWRSAYLVIAALILLLLVLLPARLLVNRPEDVGQAPDGVPAGDAPAAAPERQKLYGTPVDFTAGEAIRTPAFWYLTVLATAFMMGIQGFMLHQVAFLLDIRISSAVAAGAYSLFVGVSAAGRLGMGFLGTRYPTRPLATLSMLLMISGMVILLQAETLPVIFLYNTLIGLGLGGTYVAIMNLMPLYFGRTHYPRIMGIALPFSTILGSTGSPLAGWIRDVTGSYRGAWELAILILAIGLAALLLARPPVHPSSRRGAGPSAGS
- a CDS encoding FAD-dependent oxidoreductase, with translation MTNIIRTIPEPNRTVGVVRECDVVVVGGGPGGVGAAVSAARNGADTVLVERYGCLGGMGTGGLVTIIPCLSDFDGTLQIGGINQEWIERLTLREAETHPPRETWGSTDRRLLAYWNDRSFFTVRQGHIVYASIIDAEISKCVLNDMVSEAGVKTYLHSWGTLPIMDGNRATGVVFESKSGRRAIMAKVVIDSTGDGDLLPGAGARFDADIDPGLRIANLSLSYWIDNVHFLKVDDFRKTRPAEWDGLMRELAGRGGHPFFMRSNLKGQENIVWVHPRYAASSQTDVEELTRVEFLGREKMLLTHEFYKKHIPGFEESFIVLSGPQLGTRGARRVHGEYMVTSSDLLSGEPPEDTVAIFPDLDRGEASLAHPHLFIPYRSLVPKGVENMLVACRAFSSDQEVNNFFNLIPHCVAFGEAAGTAAALSVQQGVSVRNLEYPSLRRRLTAQNVPLPGACPAGYEKSAAGPVAVYEPPMF
- a CDS encoding sucrose phosphorylase, which codes for MKNQVQLIAYVDRLSGGGFRELHRLLQGELAGLFGGAHLLPFYTPIDGADAGFDPIDHTEVDPRLGTWDDVRALGGTMELVADLIVNHVSSSSPQFLDFSRNGPASEYADMFLTFGRVFPQGALESDILGIYRPRPTLPFTPVTLRSGERRLLWTTFNPEQVDIDVRHPRAEAYLDAILRRFEASGIRMMRLDAVGYAIKKPGTSCFMIPETFEYIAGLTSKARTRGIEVLVEIHSHYRKQIEIARRVDRVYDFALPPLVLHALFSRDARPLARWLSISPRNAVTVLDTHDGIGVIDAGADADGSPGLLSPREIDDLVETIHRRSRGQSRRATGAAASNLDLYQVNCTFLDALGGRETDYLIARALQLFAPGIPQVYYVGLLGGTNDMELLARTAVGRDINRHFYTAAEIAAALRRPVVQKQLQLIRLRNNHPAFAGEFRVEAPADSLIELRWKLQEHWVRLHVDLSGPCASITGTDLAGTAAEAVFM
- a CDS encoding MFS transporter, whose protein sequence is MSREAAPGHHLRAIKWLTYLMFLMFAMTTDSVGVIIPEVIREFRLSMVAAGAFHYAPMLAIAMAAIFLGYLADKLGRKRTIVLGLVLFALNSYLFAVGNAFFFFLLLLVISGAAIGIFKTGALALVGDISRSTAEHTATMNTVEGFFGVGAIIGPAVVARLLATGFSWKWLYLIAGTVCVLLIVTASMVRYPKTVRSVEEPIDFRRTLRMMKDPYALGFSLGIFLYVAAECAVYVWMPTLLEGYSGSFALLAAYATSVFFILRALGRFLGAWILARYPWTSVMALFSLAILLCFAGSVAGGLSCAVWLLPLSGLFMSMIYPTLNSKGISCFPKTEHGTVAGVILFFTCTAAAVGPLAMGGLSDLFGHARYGFVLATVFAALLFAGLLLNWIYDPARQRLAALDASEYDAEASL